From Candidatus Nucleicultrix amoebiphila FS5, a single genomic window includes:
- the rpmF gene encoding 50S ribosomal protein L32 has translation MAVPKKKTSKSRRDMRRSHHAIKPALASECPNCGERKLSHHVCVKCGHYRGRQVMTVQVEA, from the coding sequence ATGGCAGTTCCAAAGAAGAAAACATCCAAGTCTCGTCGCGATATGCGTCGGTCACACCATGCAATTAAGCCAGCTTTAGCATCTGAATGTCCAAACTGCGGTGAGAGAAAGCTCTCCCATCATGTCTGTGTTAAATGTGGACATTACCGCGGTCGTCAAGTTATGACCGTTCAGGTCGAGGCATAA
- a CDS encoding NAD kinase, with protein MSRIKKITATGRSLALIADKSPEAQKAYKELKELYRFIKPKDADVLVVLGGDGFMLRTLHETRDQPKPIYGINFGSVGFLMNKYRPKTLIKRLEDATNVTLTPLLMEATTVKGKKILDLAINEVSLFRQTHQAAKIKISIDKIVRLQELTCDGVMVATPAGSTAYNLSAHGPIIPLDANLLALTPISAFRPRRWRGALLPHKSVVEFEVLEPEKRPVSAVAGPTEVSAVRHVLVREDPTAHFMLLFDVEHALEERIIREQFLV; from the coding sequence ATGTCTCGGATCAAAAAAATAACTGCAACAGGACGATCTCTAGCGCTCATTGCTGATAAATCCCCTGAGGCTCAAAAAGCCTATAAGGAATTGAAAGAGCTTTATCGTTTTATAAAACCAAAGGATGCGGATGTTCTCGTAGTGTTAGGAGGAGACGGCTTTATGTTGCGAACGCTTCATGAAACTCGGGATCAGCCCAAACCCATTTATGGCATCAATTTTGGGAGTGTAGGTTTTTTAATGAATAAATACCGCCCAAAGACTTTGATTAAGCGCCTTGAAGATGCAACAAACGTAACGCTAACGCCTTTGTTAATGGAAGCTACAACAGTTAAAGGTAAAAAAATTCTTGATCTGGCCATTAATGAAGTCTCTCTTTTCAGGCAAACCCATCAAGCAGCTAAGATTAAAATTTCGATTGATAAAATTGTGCGTCTCCAAGAACTAACTTGCGATGGCGTGATGGTGGCTACGCCAGCTGGCAGTACAGCCTATAACCTATCAGCGCATGGTCCAATTATTCCCTTAGATGCTAATTTGTTGGCTCTAACTCCGATTAGTGCTTTTCGTCCACGTCGATGGAGAGGAGCCTTATTACCTCATAAAAGTGTAGTAGAGTTTGAAGTTTTAGAACCGGAAAAACGTCCAGTGAGCGCTGTTGCAGGTCCTACAGAAGTTTCAGCAGTGAGGCACGTTTTGGTGAGAGAGGACCCCACAGCCCACTTCATGTTGTTGTTTGATGTGGAGCATGCTCTAGAAGAACGCATTATTCGGGAACAGTTTTTGGTTTAA
- a CDS encoding zinc ABC transporter substrate-binding protein, giving the protein MAWLSCKAKFIFLVLFFLGSWQSLVANEAPNVVVTIPPLYDLVLGIMEGRGTPKLLVEANTSPHNFSLTPQHLKLLDQADLIVWIGPDLEGVLEKPLRALNKTTFPIQNLSGLKIYPIREDADWHHSPSDLHDHHHGSFDPHLWLDIDNAIIIVKFIEEKLIALDGEYESLYRTNREKLTTELKNLKIKLTTDLKNVAHKPFFVMHDGYQYFEKAFELNALGALTLDPGMQPSLGRLHRIRVKINDQNARCLFAEPQFSAKIVNQLGQELDVNVKTLDYMGVDVPLSPQGYFEIMQNLAKAVRECLGSKK; this is encoded by the coding sequence ATGGCTTGGTTATCTTGCAAAGCTAAGTTTATATTTCTTGTCCTTTTTTTCTTGGGATCATGGCAATCTTTGGTTGCAAATGAGGCGCCAAATGTTGTTGTGACTATTCCTCCTTTGTATGACCTTGTTCTAGGAATAATGGAAGGGCGTGGAACACCAAAATTATTGGTCGAAGCCAATACATCTCCTCATAATTTTTCATTGACTCCTCAGCATCTAAAACTCCTAGATCAAGCTGATTTGATTGTTTGGATTGGTCCAGATTTGGAAGGAGTTTTAGAAAAGCCCCTCAGGGCTTTAAACAAAACAACATTTCCCATTCAAAACTTAAGTGGGTTAAAGATATATCCTATAAGAGAAGATGCTGATTGGCACCATTCACCATCAGATCTTCATGATCATCACCACGGCTCATTTGATCCGCATCTTTGGCTAGATATCGATAATGCTATAATCATTGTTAAATTCATTGAAGAAAAATTGATAGCCCTTGATGGAGAATATGAATCGCTTTATCGTACCAATAGAGAGAAGCTTACGACCGAATTAAAGAATCTTAAAATTAAACTTACAACTGATTTGAAGAACGTTGCTCATAAGCCATTTTTTGTAATGCATGACGGTTATCAATATTTTGAAAAAGCTTTTGAGCTAAATGCTCTAGGGGCGTTAACTCTGGATCCTGGGATGCAGCCAAGTTTGGGTCGTTTGCACAGAATACGTGTAAAAATAAATGATCAAAACGCTCGTTGTCTTTTTGCAGAACCGCAGTTTTCTGCTAAAATTGTGAATCAGTTGGGGCAAGAGTTAGATGTGAATGTAAAAACTCTTGATTATATGGGCGTTGATGTTCCTCTAAGTCCTCAAGGGTACTTTGAGATTATGCAGAATTTAGCAAAAGCGGTAAGAGAATGTCTCGGATCAAAAAAATAA